From a region of the Torulaspora globosa chromosome 7, complete sequence genome:
- the MRD1 gene encoding RNA-binding ribosome biosynthesis protein MRD1 (ancestral locus Anc_3.432): MSRIIVKGLPIYLEDEKLKEHFLKRVIEKHGSSRNAEECITDVKILRNRDGKSRRFAFVGYRSEEDAFDAVNYFDGSFINTSRIEVAMAKSFADPGVPKSMREKRREALKRLREQEEKLAGEKQGKRAKSDGEKKKERSIDAEIEKDRRLKEFIETMKPSAQVASWENAGVGSAAAEDTEAPGNSLLAQALALKDESEHDSDDEYVDFGKKREAEEEAAAQPAEAPEDSGPGVPAGEQNDNDDNLARDENISDLDWFKQRRVRIKEGGAQLAQASEPMEEEAVKEDSKEDIAEEEAVKSSEDKMVEQIYRTGRLFLRNILYTSTEDDFKQLFSPFGELDEVHIALDTRTGKSKGFAYVLFKNPQDAVEAFIALDKQIFQGRLLHILPAEAKKDHRLDEFDLKNMPLKKQRELKRKAAASKQSFAWNSLYMNQDAVLGSVAAKLGLQKSQLIDPENSSSAVKQALAEAHVIGDVRKYFESKGVDLTKFGQLKNESQRDNRVILVKNFPYGTTVEELGDLFLPFGKLERFLMPPAGTIAIIQYRDVTAARAAFTKLAYKRFKDGIIYLEMGPKECFTREAQSDETLESHGESAHVNITEVGPTSHDLMQTAGATESKLENQEDESIDGPTVSIFIKNLNFSTTSVQLTELFRSFNGFIVAQVKTKPDPKDKNKTLSMGFGFAEFKTKEQALAVISAIDGTVLDGHKLQLKISHRTGTTDNIQKSKSKKSGKIIVKNLPFEATRKDIFELFSSFGHLKSVRVPKKFDKSARGFAFVEFLLPKEAENAMDQLQGVHLLGRRLVMQFAQQDAQNAEDEIARMTKKVKKQVATRELAAIRNSGGRRKLDLENGEGDDMNGL; this comes from the coding sequence ATGTCTCGTATCATTGTGAAGGGCCTGCCGATATATCTGGAGGATGAGAAGCTCAAGGAGcatttcttgaagagagTGATTGAAAAGCATGGAAGTAGCAGGAATGCAGAGGAGTGCATTACAGACGTCAAGATTCTGCGGAATAGAGATGGGAAGAGTAGGAGGTTTGCTTTTGTTGGATACCGGTCCGAGGAAGATGCGTTTGATGCAGTGAACTACTTTGACGGTTCTTTCATTAACACGTCGAGGATCGAGGTCGCGATGGCGAAGAGCTTTGCGGACCCTGGTGTGCCCAAGTCGATGAGGGAGAAGAGGAGGGAGGCGTTGAAGAGACTCAGAGAGCAGGAGGAGAAGCTGGCGGGCGAGAAACAGGGGAAAAGGGCGAAAAGCGACggcgagaagaagaaggagcgGTCGATAGATGCGGAGATTGAAAAGGACAGGCGGCTGAAGGAGTTCATCGAGACCATGAAGCCTTCGGCGCAGGTGGCTTCCTGGGAGAATGCCGGCGTGGGGTCGGCGGCCGCGGAGGACACCGAGGCGCCCGGGAACTCGCTGCTGGCCCAGGCGCTGGCTCTTAAGGACGAGAGCGAGCAcgacagcgacgatgaGTATGTGgattttggaaagaagcGTGAAGCAGAGGAGGAGGCAGCAGCACAGCCCGCTGAGGCGCCGGAAGACAGCGGACCGGGCGTTCCGGCGGGTGAGCAGAATGATAATGACGACAACCTGGCGAGAGACGAGAACATATCAGACCTGGACTGGTTTAAGCAACGGCGTGTCAGGATAAAGGAGGGCGGAGCGCAATTGGCTCAGGCTTCCGAACcaatggaagaagaggccgTGAAGGAGGATTCCAAGGAGGATATTGcggaggaagaagccgtCAAAAGCTCGGAGGACAAGATGGTGGAACAAATCTACCGCACTGGTAGACTGTTCTTGCGTAATATCCTTTACACGTCAACGGAGGACGATTTTAAGCAACTTTTCAGTCCGTTCGGGGAGTTAGACGAAGTGCATATCGCATTAGACACAAGAACTGGTAAGTCCAAGGGATTTGCGTACGTTCTGTTCAAGAACCCTCAGGATGCCGTTGAAGCTTTCATAGCCTTGGACAAGCAGATCTTCCAGGGCAGACTGCTGCATATATTGCCGGCAGAGGCAAAGAAAGACCATCGTTTGGACGAGttcgatctcaagaatATGCCACTcaaaaaacaaagagaaCTGAAGAGAAAGGCTGCAGCATCCAAACAATCCTTTGCTTGGAACTCTTTGTACATGAACCAGGATGCAGTCTTGGGAAGCGTAGCGGCTAAGTTGGGATTGCAAAAGTCTCAGCTTATCGACCCAGAGAATTCCAGTTCGGCCGTCAAGCAAGCTCTGGCTGAAGCCCATGTCATAGGAGATGTCAGAAAGTATTTCGAATCGAAAGGTGTGGACCTGACAAAGTTCGGCCAACTGAAGAATGAAAGCCAGAGGGACAATCGTGTCATTttggtgaagaattttCCTTACGGAACTactgtcgaagaactggGTGATCTGTTTCTGCCTTTTGGTAAACTAGAAAGATTCCTAATGCCACCAGCAGGAACCATTGCTATCATTCAATACAGAGACGTCACTGCCGCGAGAGCGGCTTTCACGAAGCTTGCTTATAAAAGATTCAAAGATGGAATCATTTATTTGGAAATGGGCCCTAAAGAGTGTTTCACGAGGGAGGCGCAAAGCGATGAAACCTTAGAGTCTCATGGCGAAAGCGCTCATGTTAACATAACAGAAGTTGGTCCAACATCGCACGATCTCATGCAAACTGCAGGTGCAACTGAATCGAAGCTAGAAAATCAGGAAGATGAGTCTATCGATGGGCCTACCGTGTCAATATTtatcaagaatttgaacttctccACAACCTCTGTTCAGTTGACTGAGCTATTTCGGTCATTTAATGGCTTCATCGTGGCTCAAGTGAAGACAAAACCTGACCCCAAAGATAAGAATAAAACGCTGTCAATGGGGTTTGGCTTTGCTGAGTTCAAAACAAAGGAGCAAGCATTGGCTGTAATTTCAGCCATAGACGGCACAGTGCTCGATGGACATAAATTgcagttgaagatttctcaCAGAACTGGAACGACCGATAACATccaaaagagcaagagcaagaaaagTGGTAAGATCATTGTCAAGAATTTACCATTTGAAGCGACCAGaaaagatatctttgagctattcagctcttttggTCATTTAAAATCCGTACGAGTCCCGAAGAAATTCGATAAATCGGCAAGAGGTTTTGCCTttgttgaatttcttctACCTAAGGAGGCTGAGAATGCTATGGATCAGTTACAGGGCGTTCATTTACTTGGTCGCCGTCTTGTTATGCAATTCGCTCAGCAGGATGCTCAAAATGCGGAAGATGAAATCGCCAGAATGACTAAGAAAGTCAAGAAGCAAGTTGCAACGAGGGAATTGGCGGCAATCAGGAACAGTGGAGGTAGAAGAAAGTTGGACTTGGAAAACGGCGAGGGTGATGATATGAACGGTTTATAA
- the DRN1 gene encoding Drn1p (ancestral locus Anc_3.431): MFNNIDLDILITKVWSVAIAGKNDSVTGNKMIDEICKKTRPRYHFLFGDTDSFFELEPFAWPESNRTTRSINVAAFHSKKKWAYAFVIDVRGSDRKLEADQSSSLIPNPYMDQPGKRSFSDFSSKEDLGSSSKRKKAVLPSDCHFCFTNPNVEDHMFVSIGNHAYLTTAKGPLSVPSGDMDFHGHCLIVPIKHIPKLNMGQEEFFESALRKELTSYELSVVKMNHRKFDMSTVVFEIHSDQTIHFHKQIIPVPKYLIMRFQDALDRQVYLNNERYTTNAKMNFQVFSSSENQEYKEIIGDSKKNFFQFTVYETSQDEPLIYLSQFNVNDRLDLQFGRRVVAFLMRLPKRINWSSPVCKQSKEQEIDEVKKFQKGYSAFDIAS; the protein is encoded by the coding sequence ATGTTCAACAATATTGATCTTGATATCCTTATCACCAAGGTTTGGAGCGTAGCCATCGCAGGGAAGAACGACAGCGTCACTGGTAATAAgatgattgatgaaatatGCAAGAAGACTAGACCAAGATACCACTTTTTGTTTGGCGACACAgacagcttcttcgagcttGAACCATTCGCTTGGCCTGAAAGCAACCGAACAACAAGATCCATCAATGTGGCAGCTTTTCATTCAAAAAAAAAGTGGGCTTATGCGTTTGTCATCGACGTGCGTGGAAGTGATAGGAAACTTGAAGCAGATCAATCTAGTAGTTTGATACCAAATCCTTACATGGATCAACCGGGAAAGCGTAGTTTCTCAGATTTTTCCTCGAAGGAAGATTTAGGATCTAGCtccaagaggaagaaggcAGTACTACCAAGCGACTGTCATTTCTGTTTTACTAATCCCAACGTCGAAGACCACATGTTTGTGTCAATCGGCAATCATGCATACTTGACAACCGCCAAGGGCCCTTTGAGCGTTCCTTCTGGAGACATGGACTTTCATGGCCACTGTCTAATCGTACCGATAAAGCATATACCGAAGTTGAATATGGGGCAGGAAGAGTTTTTCGAGTCTGCGCTAAGAAAAGAGTTGACCTCGTATGAGTTAAGTGTGGTCAAAATGAACCACAGAAAATTCGATATGTCAACCGTTGTGTTCGAGATTCACTCAGATCAAACTATTCACTTTCACAAGCAAATAATACCAGTACCCAAATATCTAATAATGAGGTTTCAAGATGCCCTCGACAGACAAGTGTACTTAAACAATGAAAGATACACAACTAATGCTAAAATGAACTTTCAGGTGTTTTCTTCGAGCGAAAACCAGGAATACAAGGAGATTATTGGGGactcaaagaagaactttTTCCAATTCACTGTTTATGAGACATCGCAGGACGAACCACTAATATACTTGAGCCAGTTCAACGTTAATGATAGACTTGATCTGCAATTCGGGCGAAGAGTTGTTGCGTTTTTAATGAGGTTGCCAAAAAGGATTAATTGGTCTTCACCTGTCTGCAAGCAATCAAAAGAGCAGGAGATAGATGAAGTTAAGAAATTCCAGAAGGGTTATAGCGCCTTTGACATTGCAAGTTAG
- a CDS encoding serine/threonine-protein kinase (ancestral locus Anc_3.430), whose amino-acid sequence MFSRSERDVEALAGDMNNLSFDATGNQLKHPLRSAAIPTTPTRYRGYGYAGTPSPTKSTVFNGEDSFGMDIDEPSRDVNDIRSSPKKLPRDFHAKAELHKTQRVVSVCQMYFLDYYCDMFDYVISRRQRTKKVLEYLSQQGDLKSPDQLNGEWTGYLEKEHEILRKRRLKPKNKDFEIITQVGQGGYGQVYLARKKDTKEVCALKILNKKLLFKLNETNHVLTERDILTTTRSEWLVKLLYAFQDTESLYLAMEFVPGGDFRTLLINTRYLKSAHARFYISEMFCAVNALHELGYTHRDLKPENFLIDAKGHIKLTDFGLAAGTVSNERIESMKLRLEEVKNLEFPAFTEKSIEDRRKMYNTLRETEVNYANSMVGSPDYMALEVLEGKKYDFTVDYWSLGCMLFESLVGYTPFSGSSTNETYENLRHWKQTLRRPRLENGRPAFSDRTWEVITRLIADPMNRLRSFEHVKRMSYFAEIDFKALRSMSPPFTPQLDNETDAGYFDDFSNEADMAKYADVFKRQTKLSAMVDDSSVDSKLVGFTFRHRNGKHGSSGVLYNGSERSDPFATFY is encoded by the coding sequence ATGTTTTCGAGATCTGAGAGGGACGTAGAAGCGCTGGCTGGTGACATGAACAACCTGAGTTTCGATGCGACAGGAAAccaattgaagcatccGCTGAGATCTGCAGCAATTCCAACGACTCCGACTCGCTATAGGGGATATGGCTATGCGGGAACGCCATCTCCAACGAAATCGACAGTTTTTAACGGCGAGGATAGCTTTGGAATGGATATCGATGAGCCAAGTAGGGACGTGAATGATATAAGAAGCTCACCAAAGAAGCTACCACGGGACTTCCACGCCAAGGCAGAGTTGCATAAGACCCAAAGGGTGGTAAGTGTGTGTCAGATGTATTTTTTGGATTATTATTGCGATATGTTTGATTATGTGATCAGTAGAAGACAACGTACAAAGAAAGTGTTGGAATATCTGTCGCAACAGGGTGATCTGAAGAGCCCTGACCAGCTGAACGGAGAATGGACGGGGTACCTGGAGAAAGAGCATGAAATTCTGCGGAAAAGAAGGTTGAAGCCTAAGAATAAGGATTTTGAAATCATCACCCAGGTAGGGCAAGGCGGATATGGTCAGGTGTATTTGGCTAGGAAGAAGGATACAAAGGAAGTCTGTGCGTTGAAaatcttgaacaagaagttACTGTTCAAGCTTAACGAGACCAACCACGTGTTGACCGAGAGAGATATCCTGACTACGACAAGATCTGAGTGGTTGGTGAAATTGCTGTATGCGTTCCAAGATACCGAGAGCTTGTACCTTGCCATGGAGTTTGTCCCTGGCGGCGATTTCCGTACACTGCTTATCAACACTCGTTATTTGAAGAGTGCTCATGCAAGGTTCTATATCAGCGAAATGTTCTGTGCCGTGAATGCCCTGCATGAGTTAGGATATACTCATAGGGATCTAAAACCGGAGAATTTTCTAATAGACGCTAAGGGACATATAAAGTTGACGGATTTCGGACTAGCCGCCGGCACAGTATCTAATGAGAGGATCGAAAGTATGAAGCTGAGACTGGAAGAAGTCAAAAATTTGGAGTTTCCTGCTTTTACGGAAAAATCAATCGAGGACAGAAGGAAAATGTATAATACGTTGAGGGAGACGGAGGTTAATTATGCAAATTCGATGGTCGGTTCACCGGACTACATGGCATTGGAAGTGTTGGAAGGCAAAAAGTACGATTTCACGGTGGACTATTGGTCCCTAGGTTGTATGCTATTTGAAAGTCTCGTGGGATACACGCCTTTTAGCGGTTCATCGACCAACGAGACATACGAGAACTTGAGACATTGGAAACAAACGTTAAGGAGGCCACGATTGGAAAATGGGAGACCTGCCTTCTCGGATAGAACCTGGGAGGTGATAACGAGGCTAATAGCCGATCCTATGAACAGACTTCGGTCCTTTGAACATGTTAAAAGAATGTCTTATTTTGCCGAGATAGATTTTAAGGCTCTCAGAAGTATGAGCCCGCCTTTCACACCCCAACTAGATAATGAAACAGATGCTGGCTATTTCGACGATTTCTCTAATGAGGCTGACATGGCTAAGTACGCAGATGTGTTCAAAAGACAGACAAAACTATCGGCCATGGTCGACGATTCTTCTGTTGACTCAAAACTAGTGGGCTTCACATTCAGGCATAGAAACGGAAAGCACGGTTCCAGCGGTGTCCTTTACAATGGTTCTGAACGCTCAGATCCCTTTGCCACATTTTATTGA
- the PRP31 gene encoding U4/U6-U5 snRNP complex subunit PRP31 (ancestral locus Anc_3.429): MEEDLAKDLEFDLAGEEEEDEELGKIDKLEQGPDNDDLSFVGRFIEDYKPVLGPQADVWQRFSYVPILDEKVSSLLRNVGNNLPWVLHRLNELCSLLQNEVRLLHTYSRTLYRAKFGELEALVPSPKQYVQVIDIIERDGEASAEKLESQAELSKEQVLVLKMSMKTSYRDDLPWPNEKKVEISRARSNMLAILAIESNVRQFIIQKVSHVAPNLCAFIGPEVASHLLSHAGGILELSQIPSCNLASIGKNKHLAHEQHTSLTEVRQEGYIYRSDLVQSQPYEYHKQALRMACAKVALAARVDAGITPGTKAKDTVGSRWRREIEQKILKQREAVSNAVVKPLPVPKDEPKKKRAGRKFRKYKQQFQLSHLRQLQNRMEFGKQEQTILDGYGEEIGLGMVNSSLKSATGVASVTKTNVNNSAKLTKAMKKRIEQANEQARNTWQQ; encoded by the coding sequence ATGGAGGAGGATCTCGCTAAGGACCTTGAGTTTGATCTCGCTGgggaggaagaagaggatgaggagCTGGGAAAGATAGACAAGCTGGAGCAAGGGCCAGATAATGACGATCTTTCGTTTGTGGGACGATTCATTGAGGATTATAAGCCAGTGCTGGGACCGCAGGCTGATGTTTGGCAACGTTTCTCGTATGTGCCGATTCTAGACGAAAAGGTCTCGTCTTTGCTGCGTAACGTTGGAAATAACCTGCCTTGGGTACTTCACAGACTGAATGAGCTGTGCTCGTTGTTGCAGAACGAAGTTCGGCTTTTGCACACGTATAGCAGGACGCTGTACCGCGCCAAGTTCGGAGAACTCGAGGCTTTGGTTCCGAGTCCGAAGCAGTACGTGCAGGTGATAGACATAATAGAGCGAGATGGCGAAGCGTCTGCGGAAAAGCTCGAGTCACAGGCGGAGCTGTCGAAGGAACAGGTGCTGGTGTTGAAGATGTCGATGAAGACGTCTTACCGGGACGATCTGCCCTGGCCGAACGAAAAGAAGGTCGAGATTTCAAGAGCTCGCAGCAACATGCTGGCGATACTGGCGATCGAGAGCAACGTCAGACAATTCATCATTCAGAAAGTGTCGCACGTCGCGCCCAACCTGTGTGCGTTTATCGGCCCAGAGGTTGCGTCACACCTGCTGTCGCATGCGGGCGGGATCCTCGAGCTGAGCCAGATACCCAGCTGTAATCTGGCCTCGATTGGCAAGAATAAGCATCTTGCCCACGAACAGCATACCTCGCTCACCGAGGTACGACAGGAAGGGTACATTTACAGGTCTGATCTCGTGCAATCGCAGCCGTACGAGTACCACAAGCAGGCGCTGCGCATGGCGTGCGCCAAAGTGGCGCTGGCGGCCAGAGTCGATGCAGGCATAACTCCAGGCACCAAGGCCAAGGACACCGTAGGTTCCCGATGGAGGCGGGAAATCGAGCAGAAAATACTCAAGCAGCGGGAGGCAGTAAGCAACGCAGTGGTGAAGCCGTTGCCGGTTCCCAAGGATGAAcccaagaagaagagagccGGAAGGAAGTTCCGGAAATATAAGCAGCAGTTCCAGTTGTCCCATCTAAGACAGCTGCAGAATAGAATGGAGTTCGGCAAGCAAGAACAGACAATCCTAGACGGCTACGGCGAAGAGATAGGACTTGGCATGGTCAACTCATCGCTAAAGAGCGCCACGGGCGTAGCATCTGTGACCAAAACGAACGTCAATAACTCGGCCAAACTGACcaaagcgatgaagaagagaattgAACAAGCAAACGAGCAAGCCAGAAATACCTGGCAGCAATGA
- the RPC40 gene encoding DNA-directed RNA polymerase core subunit RPC40 (ancestral locus Anc_3.428) codes for MSNIVGIEYNRVTNTTSNDFPGFSKEGENAWDVNKFRETFDIQISNLSEREATFDLIGVDTSIANAFRRIMLSEVPSLAAEHVYFLNNTSVIQDEVLAHRIGLIPLKVDPDMLTWVDTSLPEDERFTDENTIVLTLDVTCTRNPDAPKDCTDPKILYRNSSVYARDLKFEPQGRQAEIFAKCPVRPAHPDILLAKLRPGQEISLRAHCILGVGGDHAKFSPVATASYRLLPDIKITQPIKGEAAKKFQKCFSPGVIDIDKSTGEAVVKDARRDTVSREVLRHEEFADKVKLGRVRDHFIFNVESTGAMTPEEIFFKSVRILKNKAEYLKNCPIAQ; via the coding sequence ATGTCTAATATAGTTGGAATCGAATATAACCGTGTAACGAACACGACTTCCAATGATTTTCCAGGGTTTTCCAAGGAAGGCGAAAATGCATGGGATGTGAATAAATTTAGAGAGACATTTGACATTCAAATAAGCAATCTTTCAGAGAGAGAAGCGACGTTTGATTTAATCGGCGTCGATACTTCAATTGCTAACGCTTTCCGTCGTATCATGCTCTCCGAAGTGCCATCGTTGGCAGCTGAACACGTCTATTTCCTAAATAATACATCTGTGATCCAGGACGAAGTGCTAGCACACAGAATAGGCCTTATTCCGTTGAAGGTGGACCCTGATATGCTGACGTGGGTCGACACCAGTTTACCAGAGGACGAGAGGTTCACAGATGAAAACACCATTGTGTTGACTTTGGACGTTACATGTACGAGAAACCCAGATGCACCAAAGGACTGTACCGACCCGAAGATCCTGTACAGAAACTCGAGTGTTTACGCTCGGGACTTGAAGTTCGAACCGCAGGGCAGACAGGCGGAGATCTTTGCCAAATGTCCGGTGCGTCCAGCACATCCAGATATTCTTCTAGCGAAGCTAAGGCCCGGGCAAGAGATCTCACTTCGAGCACACTGCATCCTTGGCGTTGGCGGAGACCATGCCAAGTTCTCGCCGGTTGCAACGGCTTCTTACAGGTTACTGCCTGACATCAAAATCACCCAGCCAATCAAGGGAGAAGCAGCCAAGAAGTTCCAAAAATGCTTTTCGCCAGGCGTCATCGATATCGATAAGTCCACGGGCGAAGCTGTGGTGAAGGACGCTAGAAGGGACACGGTATCTAGAGAGGTTCTCAGACACGAAGAATTCGCCGACAAGGTTAAGCTGGGTAGAGTGCGGGACCACTTCATTTTCAACGTCGAAAGCACTGGAGCAATGACACCAGAggaaatcttcttcaagtctgtgagaatcttgaagaataaagctgaatatttgaaaaattgtCCAATTGCTCAGTAG
- the GLD1 gene encoding Gld1p (ancestral locus Anc_3.427) produces MNSDTRRNSSRTEDERIYRLRRKNFQRNLVTKMSYLGYIVIVLYYLKYGCTIWNLMLRVCVQSLLAVPFPSDIQIQRLSRARENRGSAHFFTLSGTMDAETVPMPGAFPSGDDSQTAARSEAQMEEESKAIKRKIRKVLFHGSLTFNVLFIISALIFPVNFIGKLEGNHLLEAGLANTPSPFNNANGIIQGERKGGFSMQMIGETLPQTNFKGNLGIVMFEFTILLCQFTLFVLTCINFADLGDQKDVDGDHSEAIVSDGYDGKVDVTRIDPIGAISDIVFPMIETANNTSSMV; encoded by the coding sequence ATGAATAGTGACACGAGGAGAAACTCGTCAAGAACCGAAGATGAACGTATTTACCGACTGCGAAGGAAGAACTTTCAAAGGAACTTGGTAACTAAGATGAGTTATTTGGGTTATATTGTCATCGTTTTGTATTATTTGAAGTACGGTTGCACCATTTGGAATCTCATGTTGAGAGTGTGTGTCCAATCGTTGCTGGCAGTTCCGTTTCCAAGCGACATACAGATACAAAGGCTCTCACGGGCTCGTGAGAACCGCGGATCGGCGCATTTCTTCACACTTTCTGGAACTATGGATGCCGAGACTGTACCTATGCCGGGGGCTTTCCCGTCCGGCGATGACAGCCAGACGGCTGCGAGATCGGAAGCTCAGATGGAGGAAGAAAGCAAGGCAATCAAGAGGAAAATCAGAAAAGTTCTTTTCCATGGTTCTCTTACTTTTAAtgttcttttcatcatttcAGCCCTCATCTTCCCTGTAAATTTCATTGGGAAGCTGGAAGGCAACCATCTTCTCGAAGCAGGGCTAGCCAACACGCCTTCTCCGTTCAATAATGCCAATGGTATCATCCAGGGCGAGCGAAAGGGTGGGTTCTCCATGCAAATGATCGGGGAAACTCTACCACAGACCAACTTTAAGGGCAACTTGGGTATCGTGATGTTCGAATTTACCATCCTGCTCTGCCAGTTCACCCTTTTTGTGCTTACATGTATCAATTTTGCTGACCTGGGCGATCAGAAAGACGTGGATGGGGATCATTCTGAGGCTATCGTTAGTGATGGTTACGATGGCAAAGTGGACGTCACTCGGATAGATCCGATAGGAGCGATCAGTGATATAGTGTTTCCGATGATAGAGACGGCAAACAATACATCTTCGATGGTTTGA